A genomic segment from Salmo trutta chromosome 38, fSalTru1.1, whole genome shotgun sequence encodes:
- the LOC115178639 gene encoding probable ATP-dependent RNA helicase DDX5 yields the protein MPGFSDRDRGRDRGYGGAPRFGGGGGGSRGGPPQGKFGNPGERLRKKHWNMDELPKFEKNFYQEHPDVTRRPPQEVENYLRSKEVTVKGRDCPKPMMKFHEANFPNYVMDVIVKQGWAEPTPIQAQGWPLALSGKDMVGIAQTGSGKTLAYLLPAIVHIQHQPFLEHGDGPICLVLAPTRELAQQVQQVAAEYGRASRLKSVCVYGGAPKGPQIRDLERGVEICIATPGRLIDFLEAGKTNLRRCTYLVLDEADRMLDMGFEPQIRKIVDQIRPDRQTLMWSATWPKEVRQLAEDFLKQYVQINVGALQLSANHNILQIVDVCNDGEKDDKLLRLLEEIMSEKENKTIIFTETKRRCDELTRRMRRDGWPAMGIHGDKSQQERDWVLNEFKYGKAPILIATDVASRGLDVEDVKFVINYDYPNSSEDYIHRIGRTARSQKTGTAYTFFTPNNMKQASDLIAVLREANQAINPKLLQMAEARGGRGGGGRGGFRDDRRDRYSGGRSYGGGGGGGGSYRDKDSDRGFGGGPKSAFGAKTQNGGGYGGSTYDKGASSGGSYGNSYSSNGQASFGATNQVGAFGGQNFQAPPQFGATQAAAPNGMGRPPFPFNPQAQQTQQPPPMVPYSMPPPFPQ from the exons ATGCCCGGATTTTCCGACAGAGATCGTGGCAGAGACAGGGG GTATGGAGGTGCACCTCGTTTTGGAGGCGGTGGTGGTGGCAGTAGGGGTGGACCCCCCCAGGGGAAATTTGGCAACCCAGGTGAAAGGCTGCGTAAAAAACACTGGAACATGGATGAGCTCCCAAAGTTTGAGAAGAACTTCTACCAGGAGCACCCGGATGTGACCCGCAGACCACCT CAAGAGGTGGAGAACTACCTGAGAAGTAAAGAAGTAACAGTGAAAGGCAGAGACTGCCCCAAGCCCATGATGAAGTTTCATGAGGCCAATTTTCCAA ATTATGTAATGGATGTGATTGTCAAACAAGGATGGGCTGAGCCAACTCCTATCCAGGCTCAGGGCTGGCCTCTGGCCCTCAGTGGGAAAGACATGGTGGGCATCGCCCAGACAGGCTCCGGTAAAACCCTTGCT TATCTGCTGCCTGCAATCGTGCACATTCAACACCAGCCATTCTTGGAGCATGGAGACGGGCCTATA TGTTTGGTGCTGGCCCCGACCCGTGAGCTGGCCCAGCAGGTGCAGCAGGTTGCCGCTGAGTACGGCAGGGCCTCCCGTCTGAAGTCAGTCTGTGTCTATGGTGGAGCCCCCAAAGGACCCCAGATTCGGGACCTTGAGAGAG GTGTTGAGATCTGTATTGCCACCCCAGGGCGCCTCATTGACTTCCTGGAGGCTGGGAAAACCAACCTTCGCAGGTGTACCTACCTTGTGCTGGACGAGGCTGACCGTATGCTGGACATGGGCTTCGAGCCCCAAATCCGCAAAATTGTGGACCAAATTAGA ccggatcgtcagacCCTCATGTGGAGTGCAACCTGGCCCAAGGAGGTGCGTCAGCTGGCTGAGGACTTCCTGAAGCAGTATGTCCAGATCAACGTGGGTGCTCTGCAGCTCAGCGCAAACCACAACATCCTGCAGATAGTGGACGTGTGCAACGACGGAGAGAAGGATGACAA ACTCCTCCGGCTGCTGGAAGAGATCATGAGCGAGAAAGAGAACAAGACCATCATATTTACCGAGACCAAGAGACGCTGCGATGAGCTCACCAGGAGGATGAGACGAGATGG CTGGCCAGCAATGGGTATCCACGGAGACAAGAGCCAGCAGGAGAGGGACTGGGTTCTCAATG AGTTCAAATACGGCAAGGCCCCCATCCTCATCGCCACTGACGTGGCCTCCCGCGGTCTAG ATGTGGAGGATGTGAAATTTGTCATAAATTATGACTATCCTAACTCCTCTGAGGACTATATCCACCGCATTGGACGCACGGCCCGCAGTCAAAAAACGGGCACCGCCTACACCTTCTTCACCCCCAACAACATGAAACAGGCCAGTGACCTCATAGCTGTGCTCCGCGAAGCTAACCAGGCTATCAACCCCAAGCTTCTCCAGATGGCAGAGGCCAGAGGAG gTCGTGGAGGGGGGGGAAGAGGTGGCTTTAGGGATGACCGACGAGATAGGTATTCTGGGGGGAGGAGttacggtggtggtggtggtggtggtggtagttacAGGGACAAGGATAGCGACAGGGGGTTTGGTGGGGGACCAAAGAGTGCCTTTGGCGCAAAAACCCAAAACGGAGGGGGCTACGGGGGTAGCACCTATGACAAGGGCGCTAGCTCTGGCGGTAGCTACGGCAACAGCTACAGCAGCAACGGACAGGCTAGCTTCGGCGCCACCAATCAGGTGGGTGCGTTCGGTGGCCAGAACTTCCAGGCCCCTCCACAGTTTGGAGCCACACAGGCGGCCGCCCCAAACGGCATGGGTCGCCCGCCGTTTCCCTTTAACCCACAGGCGCAGCAGACCCAACAACCCCCACCCATGGTACCCTACTCAATGCCTCCACCTTTCCCGCAGTAA